One genomic region from Mytilus trossulus isolate FHL-02 chromosome 9, PNRI_Mtr1.1.1.hap1, whole genome shotgun sequence encodes:
- the LOC134684170 gene encoding uncharacterized protein LOC134684170, with product MKGTGLILLVIASTVLGYQNYEKTSRPITFRQYCHDGDAVDQIFPDPFPFTCKPGPGKHVVCKTHFYDFKNTFKCPGYGYVSGWEYLEGFGENVRCCEDENIEYTYRDCDVHFNDATLFGRSYRINKGKVIVGFISKDGVTWKNIECSYRKRVTDSWGKQDYSTFYKGK from the exons ATGAAAGGAACTG GTTTGATACTACTTGTTATTGCTTCCACTGTCCTTGGTTaccaaaattatgaaaagacaTCGAGACCAATAACATTTAGACAGTATTGTCACGACGGAGATGCCGTTGATCAAATATTTCCTGATCCGTTTCCATTTACATGTAAACCTGGTCCAGGTAAACATGTAGTGTGCAAAACTCATT tttatgattttaaaaacactttCAAATGTCCTGGATATGGCTATGTAAGTGGATGGGAATATTTAGAAGGATTTGGTGAAAACGTTCGCTGTTGTGAAGATGAAA ACATAGAGTACACATACAGAGACTGCGATGTACATTTCAACGACGCGACATTATTCGGACGGTCGTATAGAATTAATAAAGGGAAGGTTATCGTTGGTTTTATCAGTAAAGATGG AGTTACTTGGAAAAACATAGAGTGTTCATATAGAAAACGTGTAACGGATAGTTGGGGAAAACAAGActattcaacattttataaaGGAAAATAG